Proteins encoded together in one Accipiter gentilis chromosome 16, bAccGen1.1, whole genome shotgun sequence window:
- the GRHL1 gene encoding grainyhead-like protein 1 homolog isoform X1 — protein sequence MDFYEAHPSGKVDFGSKRPVLVLQNDSLYSQRRPYTSEDEAWKTFLENPLTAATKAMMSINGDEDSAAALGLLYDYYKVPRERRSSTAKPEVEHPDQDHSKRNSIPNVTEQSLISAGENRVQVLKNVPFNIVLPHTPQMGMDKRGHLTTPDTTVTVSIATMPTHSIKTETQPHGFAVGIPPSVYHPEPPERVVVFDRNLNPDQFSSNTQPQNSQRRTPDSTFSETFKEGVQEVFFPTELNLRMANMNSEDYVFDSISGNNFEYTLEASKSLRQKPGDSTMTYLNKGQFYPITLKEVSSSEGIHHPISKVRSVIMVVFAEDKTREDQLRHWKYWHSRQHTAKQRCIDIADYKESFNTISNIEEIAYNAISFTWDINEEAKVFISVNCLSTDFSSQKGVKGLPLNLQIDTYSYNNRSNKPVHRAYCQIKVFCDKGAERKIRDEERKQSKRKGKCTDPSSQLNAFSDVKVPMLPSHKRTDITIFKPFMDLDTQPVLFIPDVHFANLQRGAHVLPVASEELEGESSNLKRGAYIGEEDFIATPNKMARIEEPKRVLLYVRKESEEVFDAIMLKTPSLKGLMEAISDKYDVPFDKIGKIFKKCKKGILVNMDDNIVKHYSNEDTFQLQIEEVGGSYKLTLTEI from the exons TGTTGGTTCTTCAGAATGACTCTCTCTACTCTCAGAGACGTCCTTACACCAGTGAAGATGAGGCCTGGAAAACCTTTCTTGAAAATCCCCTTACAGCAGCTACCAAAGCCATGATGAGCATCAATGGTGATGAAGACAGCGCAGCTGCCCTCGGACTGCTCTATGATTACTACAAG GTTCCAAGGGAGAGGAGATCTTCAACAGCTAAACCAGAGGTAGAACATCCTGACCAAGACCATAGCAAAAG GAACAGCATCCCAAATGTAACAGAACAGTCACTCATTTCTGCTGGAGAAAACAGAGTCCAGGTTCTGAAAAATGTGCCTTTCAATATTGTCCTTCCACACACACCCCAGATGGGCATGGACAAGAGAGGCCACCTTACAACCCCTGACACGACAGTCACCGTTTCAATTGCTACGATGCCCACCCATTCCATCAAAACAGAGACGCAGCCCCATGGCTTTGCAGTGGGCATCCCACCAAGTGTCTACCACCCTGAGCCCCCTGAGCGGGTGGTGGTCTTCGACAGGAACCTCAATCCCGACCAGTTCAGTTCCAACACCCAGCCTCAAAACTCCCAGAGGCGAACACCGGACTCCACCTTCTCAGAGACTTTCAAAGAGGGCGTGCAAGAG GTTTTCTTTCCTACTGAACTGAATCTCCGAATGGCCAACATGAATTCAGAAGATTATGTTTTTGACAGCATTTCTGG GAATAACTTTGAGTACACTCTGGAAGCTTCCAAGTCCCTCCGACAGAAGCCTGGGGACAGCACGATGACTTACCTGAATAAAGGTCAATTTTACCCGATCACGCTGAAAGAAGTCAGCAGCAGTGAAGGAATCCATCACCCCATCAGTAAAGTCCGA AGTGTCATCATGGTTGTGTTTGCTGAAGACAAAACAAGGGAAGATCAGCTCAGGCACTGGAAATATTGGCACTCAAGACAGCACACGGCCAAACAAAGATGCATTGACATAG CTGACTACAAGGAAAGCTTCAACACCATCAGTAACATTGAGGAGATCGCGTACAATGCCATATCCTTCACTTGGGACATCAATGAGGAAGCAAAG GTTTTCATTTCTGTGAATTGCCTCAGCACGGATTTCTCCTCTCAGAAGGGAGTTAAAGGCCTGCCCCTGAATCTTCAGATTGACACCTACAGCTACAATAACAGGAGTAATAAACCTGTCCACAGAGCCTATTGCCAAATTAAAGTCTTCTGTGACAAG ggagcagagaggaagaTCAGGGATGAAGAacgaaagcaaagcaaaagaaaaggcaagtgcACTGACCCCAGCTCTCAGTTGAATGCCT TTTCTGATGTCAAAGTGCCAATGCTTCCCTCACACAAACGTACGGACATCACCATCTTCAAGCCCTTCATGGATCTAGACACTCAGCCAGTCCTTTTCATTCCTGATGTTCACTTTGCAAATCTTCAGCGTGGTGCTCAC GTCCTTCCTGTTGCTTCAGAAGAACTGGAGGGTGAAAG CTCCAACCTGAAGAGAGGAGCCTATATTGGTGAAGAGGACTTTATTGCTACTCCAAATAAGATGGCCAGAATAGAAGAGCCAAAAAGag TGTTGCTGTATGTCAGAAAAGAGTCAGAGGAAGTCTTTGATGCAATAATGTTAAAGACGCCTTCTCTGAAAGGCCTAATGGAAGCG ATATCTGACAAGTATGATGTTCCTTTTGACAAAATaggaaaaatcttcaaaaaatgtaaaaaagg
- the GRHL1 gene encoding grainyhead-like protein 1 homolog isoform X2, with protein sequence MTQDYDNKRPVLVLQNDSLYSQRRPYTSEDEAWKTFLENPLTAATKAMMSINGDEDSAAALGLLYDYYKVPRERRSSTAKPEVEHPDQDHSKRNSIPNVTEQSLISAGENRVQVLKNVPFNIVLPHTPQMGMDKRGHLTTPDTTVTVSIATMPTHSIKTETQPHGFAVGIPPSVYHPEPPERVVVFDRNLNPDQFSSNTQPQNSQRRTPDSTFSETFKEGVQEVFFPTELNLRMANMNSEDYVFDSISGNNFEYTLEASKSLRQKPGDSTMTYLNKGQFYPITLKEVSSSEGIHHPISKVRSVIMVVFAEDKTREDQLRHWKYWHSRQHTAKQRCIDIADYKESFNTISNIEEIAYNAISFTWDINEEAKVFISVNCLSTDFSSQKGVKGLPLNLQIDTYSYNNRSNKPVHRAYCQIKVFCDKGAERKIRDEERKQSKRKGKCTDPSSQLNAFSDVKVPMLPSHKRTDITIFKPFMDLDTQPVLFIPDVHFANLQRGAHVLPVASEELEGESSNLKRGAYIGEEDFIATPNKMARIEEPKRVLLYVRKESEEVFDAIMLKTPSLKGLMEAISDKYDVPFDKIGKIFKKCKKGILVNMDDNIVKHYSNEDTFQLQIEEVGGSYKLTLTEI encoded by the exons TGTTGGTTCTTCAGAATGACTCTCTCTACTCTCAGAGACGTCCTTACACCAGTGAAGATGAGGCCTGGAAAACCTTTCTTGAAAATCCCCTTACAGCAGCTACCAAAGCCATGATGAGCATCAATGGTGATGAAGACAGCGCAGCTGCCCTCGGACTGCTCTATGATTACTACAAG GTTCCAAGGGAGAGGAGATCTTCAACAGCTAAACCAGAGGTAGAACATCCTGACCAAGACCATAGCAAAAG GAACAGCATCCCAAATGTAACAGAACAGTCACTCATTTCTGCTGGAGAAAACAGAGTCCAGGTTCTGAAAAATGTGCCTTTCAATATTGTCCTTCCACACACACCCCAGATGGGCATGGACAAGAGAGGCCACCTTACAACCCCTGACACGACAGTCACCGTTTCAATTGCTACGATGCCCACCCATTCCATCAAAACAGAGACGCAGCCCCATGGCTTTGCAGTGGGCATCCCACCAAGTGTCTACCACCCTGAGCCCCCTGAGCGGGTGGTGGTCTTCGACAGGAACCTCAATCCCGACCAGTTCAGTTCCAACACCCAGCCTCAAAACTCCCAGAGGCGAACACCGGACTCCACCTTCTCAGAGACTTTCAAAGAGGGCGTGCAAGAG GTTTTCTTTCCTACTGAACTGAATCTCCGAATGGCCAACATGAATTCAGAAGATTATGTTTTTGACAGCATTTCTGG GAATAACTTTGAGTACACTCTGGAAGCTTCCAAGTCCCTCCGACAGAAGCCTGGGGACAGCACGATGACTTACCTGAATAAAGGTCAATTTTACCCGATCACGCTGAAAGAAGTCAGCAGCAGTGAAGGAATCCATCACCCCATCAGTAAAGTCCGA AGTGTCATCATGGTTGTGTTTGCTGAAGACAAAACAAGGGAAGATCAGCTCAGGCACTGGAAATATTGGCACTCAAGACAGCACACGGCCAAACAAAGATGCATTGACATAG CTGACTACAAGGAAAGCTTCAACACCATCAGTAACATTGAGGAGATCGCGTACAATGCCATATCCTTCACTTGGGACATCAATGAGGAAGCAAAG GTTTTCATTTCTGTGAATTGCCTCAGCACGGATTTCTCCTCTCAGAAGGGAGTTAAAGGCCTGCCCCTGAATCTTCAGATTGACACCTACAGCTACAATAACAGGAGTAATAAACCTGTCCACAGAGCCTATTGCCAAATTAAAGTCTTCTGTGACAAG ggagcagagaggaagaTCAGGGATGAAGAacgaaagcaaagcaaaagaaaaggcaagtgcACTGACCCCAGCTCTCAGTTGAATGCCT TTTCTGATGTCAAAGTGCCAATGCTTCCCTCACACAAACGTACGGACATCACCATCTTCAAGCCCTTCATGGATCTAGACACTCAGCCAGTCCTTTTCATTCCTGATGTTCACTTTGCAAATCTTCAGCGTGGTGCTCAC GTCCTTCCTGTTGCTTCAGAAGAACTGGAGGGTGAAAG CTCCAACCTGAAGAGAGGAGCCTATATTGGTGAAGAGGACTTTATTGCTACTCCAAATAAGATGGCCAGAATAGAAGAGCCAAAAAGag TGTTGCTGTATGTCAGAAAAGAGTCAGAGGAAGTCTTTGATGCAATAATGTTAAAGACGCCTTCTCTGAAAGGCCTAATGGAAGCG ATATCTGACAAGTATGATGTTCCTTTTGACAAAATaggaaaaatcttcaaaaaatgtaaaaaagg